One window of the Carnobacterium maltaromaticum DSM 20342 genome contains the following:
- a CDS encoding LPXTG cell wall anchor domain-containing protein — MKKRIVLVLLFLGCLSISWTVVDASEKQTYESNSGIGFYGKYEYPETETEVVTPNQILPAGKPSPSVANHGSLPQTGTTNTGYLNLIGMLILSGSLLLILLNKNKKQEEIYNEIN, encoded by the coding sequence ATGAAAAAAAGAATCGTTCTAGTTTTACTGTTTCTCGGCTGTCTATCCATTTCGTGGACAGTTGTAGATGCATCTGAAAAACAAACTTATGAATCAAATAGTGGGATTGGTTTTTATGGGAAGTATGAGTACCCAGAAACTGAAACAGAAGTAGTCACTCCCAATCAAATTTTACCAGCAGGAAAACCAAGCCCGTCCGTAGCAAATCACGGAAGCTTGCCACAAACAGGTACGACTAATACAGGTTATTTAAATTTAATAGGAATGCTTATCTTATCAGGCTCATTGCTATTAATATTACTAAATAAAAACAAAAAACAGGAGGAAATTTATAATGAAATTAATTAA
- a CDS encoding DUF916 and DUF3324 domain-containing protein — protein sequence MLHVKRKLIIGLIFLLSLVSVIPQANASQLKFSVEPVIPENQKDTSHSYFDLMMKPSEQQTLKVHMRNDTDNEVTVIPSVHAATTNINGVVEYGESNTKLDKTSPYNIEDIVKPTVEEVKIPAKGSTDLELKIEMPKDGFDGILAGGITLKEKDATEESEKKNAQQGLAIENKYAYVVAVVLQETDVKIDSELKLGAVEPNQVNARNVINANLQNTQAKYLNQLSVDTKITKKGESEVLYTSKKEDMQMAPNTSFAYPVSLNGEKLKAGDYTLVMTAKSMDKTWKFKKDFTIKADVAKELNEKDVTVKKDYTWLYIVIGIVLILSALVLIWFIMRKKKQEKQKQAELRRRQAKRKKRAQRAKIEKNND from the coding sequence ATGTTACATGTAAAAAGAAAATTAATAATTGGGCTGATCTTTCTTCTAAGTCTAGTCAGCGTTATTCCACAAGCGAATGCCTCGCAATTGAAATTTAGTGTTGAACCTGTGATTCCCGAGAACCAAAAAGATACTTCTCATAGTTATTTTGATTTAATGATGAAGCCATCGGAGCAACAAACGTTAAAAGTTCATATGCGCAATGATACAGACAATGAAGTTACGGTGATTCCTAGTGTTCACGCTGCAACAACTAATATAAATGGGGTTGTAGAATATGGTGAATCTAATACTAAACTAGATAAAACAAGCCCTTATAACATTGAAGACATCGTGAAACCAACTGTAGAAGAAGTAAAAATTCCAGCAAAGGGCTCAACAGACTTAGAGCTGAAAATTGAGATGCCTAAAGATGGTTTTGATGGGATTCTAGCAGGCGGGATTACGTTAAAAGAGAAAGATGCAACCGAAGAGAGTGAGAAAAAGAATGCTCAACAAGGGTTAGCTATTGAAAATAAATATGCGTATGTAGTCGCTGTTGTACTTCAAGAAACAGATGTTAAAATTGATTCTGAGTTAAAATTAGGTGCTGTTGAGCCGAATCAAGTTAATGCCCGGAATGTGATTAACGCTAACCTACAAAATACACAGGCAAAATACCTAAATCAGCTTTCAGTCGATACAAAAATCACTAAAAAAGGCGAAAGTGAAGTGTTATATACGTCTAAGAAAGAAGATATGCAGATGGCACCCAATACCTCATTTGCTTATCCGGTCTCATTAAATGGAGAAAAGCTTAAAGCCGGAGACTACACACTGGTGATGACTGCAAAATCAATGGATAAAACCTGGAAGTTTAAAAAAGATTTCACTATCAAAGCAGATGTTGCGAAAGAGTTAAATGAAAAAGATGTCACGGTGAAAAAAGACTACACATGGCTATATATCGTCATTGGTATTGTATTGATTCTAAGTGCATTAGTTTTAATCTGGTTTATTATGAGAAAGAAAAAGCAAGAAAAGCAAAAACAAGCAGAACTAAGAAGAAGACAAGCTAAACGAAAAAAACGCGCTCAAAGAGCGAAAATAGAAAAAAATAATGATTAA
- a CDS encoding iron chaperone translates to MDTFTEFIAEIEQPEQRARVEEVLTWATTKFPTLEKKIAWNQPMLTDHGTFIIGFSVSKKHLAVAPEALGMEVFSDQIKEAGYGQTKNLMQIPWESPIDYGLLERMIEFNISDKANYSSFWRK, encoded by the coding sequence ATGGATACATTTACAGAATTTATTGCAGAAATTGAGCAACCAGAGCAGCGAGCTCGAGTAGAGGAAGTTTTAACATGGGCAACCACCAAGTTTCCTACTTTGGAGAAAAAGATTGCTTGGAACCAACCAATGTTAACAGATCACGGAACCTTTATTATTGGATTTAGTGTCTCTAAAAAACATTTGGCAGTTGCGCCTGAAGCGCTAGGAATGGAGGTATTCTCAGACCAAATTAAAGAAGCGGGATATGGACAAACTAAAAATTTGATGCAAATTCCTTGGGAAAGTCCAATTGATTATGGATTACTCGAAAGAATGATTGAATTCAATATATCAGATAAAGCCAACTATTCAAGTTTTTGGCGGAAATAG
- a CDS encoding WxL domain-containing protein, with amino-acid sequence MKLIKYGTTAAMLIGSLATTALPALAAEEDYTRTYQSGGMVEFVPDEGPTDPVDPVDPDPNKPVNPWDPTTPEHKPNPGTDGPLSIDFASSIDFGKNKITNKDETYFANPQYLWNEDMSDFDPATARPNYVQITDKRGNNGGWSLSVKQEGQFKNDKTLNKELTGSQITFTDGVSASNIENVIAPKTFDMALTPNTATKVMTAVKGAGAGTWVDRFGTLEDVEVEGKTVKKNKAITLDVPGTTAKDAVRYDTKLTWTLTDVPGNE; translated from the coding sequence ATGAAATTAATTAAATATGGTACAACAGCAGCAATGTTAATAGGAAGTCTAGCGACAACAGCACTACCTGCATTGGCAGCAGAAGAAGATTACACAAGAACCTATCAAAGTGGTGGAATGGTTGAATTTGTACCCGATGAAGGTCCAACGGATCCAGTTGATCCAGTCGATCCAGATCCAAATAAACCTGTAAATCCATGGGATCCAACAACTCCAGAGCATAAACCAAATCCTGGAACAGATGGACCTTTAAGTATCGATTTTGCTTCAAGTATTGATTTTGGGAAAAATAAAATTACCAATAAAGATGAAACTTATTTTGCCAATCCTCAATATTTATGGAATGAAGATATGTCTGATTTTGATCCAGCAACTGCTAGACCAAACTATGTACAAATTACAGACAAACGCGGAAATAATGGCGGATGGTCATTAAGCGTTAAACAAGAAGGACAATTTAAAAATGATAAAACCTTAAACAAAGAATTAACGGGTTCACAAATTACCTTTACTGATGGTGTTTCAGCTTCAAATATCGAAAACGTAATTGCGCCTAAAACCTTTGATATGGCCTTAACGCCAAACACTGCAACCAAAGTAATGACTGCTGTTAAAGGAGCGGGTGCAGGAACTTGGGTAGATCGTTTCGGTACACTTGAAGATGTGGAAGTAGAAGGAAAAACCGTTAAGAAAAACAAAGCCATCACTTTAGACGTACCAGGTACAACAGCTAAAGATGCAGTGCGCTATGATACAAAATTAACTTGGACACTAACAGATGTCCCAGGAAATGAATAA
- a CDS encoding response regulator transcription factor, with product MNETMLKKQLQKIALTSQDLVSYQKSISLFLKKESLFSSICFHLIDSETLLTRQATTDKKIQAIHPQLMSYEYLDESVHTYRQMLKTQTDISILSQLANPILIDNKKFTEILAPANIADEMRIALIYQDICWGFLTLFKATDDGFFTKGEADLLTYIAPFIAAYLGKSAQFQLTNQPLENQELASFIMLNKQLELVGYTHSGESWLHRLQVELQLPSNQIPIPLQNLATRLFFSKEPSEKLLLSLDDGELVSVVASRYVTPLDSPKIQQVSITFQEPSLSEKINYQMLQKQLTAQEQKVVGYILSGLSNKLIASELAISVYTVQDHIKSIFTKLAISSRNELLPQLIQKNKVKKSKNYGS from the coding sequence TTGAATGAAACGATGCTAAAAAAACAGCTGCAAAAAATTGCCTTAACATCTCAAGATTTAGTCAGTTATCAAAAAAGTATCAGTCTTTTTTTGAAAAAGGAGAGCCTTTTTAGTTCAATTTGCTTCCATTTAATTGATTCAGAAACACTTTTAACGAGACAAGCTACCACGGATAAAAAAATCCAAGCTATTCATCCACAATTAATGAGCTATGAATATCTAGATGAATCGGTCCATACTTATCGTCAAATGCTTAAAACACAAACCGACATTTCTATTTTGAGTCAATTGGCGAATCCAATTCTGATAGACAACAAGAAATTCACAGAAATTTTAGCACCTGCAAATATTGCAGATGAAATGCGGATAGCCCTCATTTATCAAGATATCTGTTGGGGATTCCTGACTCTGTTTAAAGCAACTGATGATGGCTTTTTCACTAAAGGTGAAGCTGATTTACTGACTTATATAGCACCATTTATTGCTGCTTACTTAGGTAAATCAGCTCAATTCCAACTAACGAATCAACCATTAGAAAACCAAGAGTTGGCTTCCTTCATTATGTTAAATAAACAATTAGAATTAGTCGGTTATACACATTCAGGTGAATCTTGGTTGCATCGTCTCCAAGTAGAATTGCAGCTGCCTTCTAACCAAATTCCTATTCCTCTGCAAAACTTAGCTACCCGTTTATTTTTCTCTAAAGAACCTTCTGAAAAACTGTTGCTTTCACTTGATGACGGAGAATTAGTGAGTGTGGTGGCAAGCAGATATGTAACACCCTTGGATTCACCAAAAATTCAGCAAGTAAGCATCACTTTCCAAGAGCCAAGTTTATCAGAAAAAATCAATTATCAAATGCTGCAAAAGCAGTTAACTGCTCAAGAGCAAAAAGTTGTTGGTTATATTTTATCTGGCCTAAGCAACAAACTGATTGCCAGTGAATTGGCAATTTCTGTTTATACTGTCCAAGATCATATCAAATCAATTTTCACTAAATTAGCTATCAGTAGCCGTAATGAACTATTGCCACAGCTTATTCAAAAAAATAAAGTGAAAAAATCTAAGAACTATGGTTCCTAG
- a CDS encoding GNAT family N-acetyltransferase, whose product MKEKGKGVRPLVTEINQVSTLKNPEISEVNQLITALQKKKNLSFKLNKGMIAEENPYVNHILYRNQGVLLGYMLLSAYDPQELEVTTVFDGTQQEFMLMYTCLKQYGKEKNNKNCLFIVDQEDTLLTSIIKELEIPYAFSEYHMGFNQDHLTTFNKTKSLELLDAQESDREIIVRLNEERFDNQEITTKELMEVELEGIQLVRVNGEIVGKLKVDNYQGEVGIYGFMVAPHIRGQGVGRATLEAVITTIYKNKIDKLYLEVESTNARALHLYQSMGFRIEAKFDYYDEKYSIT is encoded by the coding sequence ATGAAAGAAAAAGGAAAGGGAGTCAGGCCTTTGGTAACAGAAATTAACCAAGTTAGTACATTAAAAAATCCAGAAATAAGTGAAGTTAATCAGTTGATTACAGCGTTACAGAAAAAGAAAAATCTTTCTTTCAAATTAAATAAAGGTATGATTGCAGAAGAAAATCCTTATGTTAACCATATTCTATATCGGAATCAAGGTGTTTTACTTGGATATATGTTACTTAGTGCTTACGATCCTCAAGAATTAGAGGTCACGACTGTTTTTGATGGGACTCAGCAAGAATTTATGCTGATGTATACTTGCTTAAAGCAATATGGCAAAGAAAAAAATAATAAAAATTGTCTTTTTATCGTAGATCAAGAAGATACTCTTCTTACTAGTATCATAAAAGAATTAGAAATCCCTTATGCTTTTTCAGAGTATCACATGGGGTTTAATCAAGATCACTTGACTACGTTTAATAAAACCAAATCTTTGGAATTATTAGATGCCCAAGAATCTGATCGAGAAATCATTGTGAGATTAAATGAAGAACGCTTTGATAATCAAGAAATTACAACGAAAGAACTGATGGAAGTCGAGCTTGAGGGGATTCAGTTAGTTCGTGTAAATGGAGAAATTGTTGGTAAATTAAAAGTTGATAATTACCAAGGAGAAGTTGGAATCTATGGTTTTATGGTTGCTCCTCATATAAGAGGACAGGGAGTTGGGCGAGCTACTTTAGAAGCAGTCATTACAACTATTTATAAAAATAAAATAGATAAGCTTTATTTAGAAGTTGAATCAACAAATGCACGCGCATTACATTTGTACCAATCGATGGGATTTAGAATCGAAGCAAAATTTGATTATTATGATGAGAAGTATTCAATAACTTGA
- a CDS encoding WxL domain-containing protein has product MKSLKLATVGTLLFSTIVISGVGSVSAAPGPIPANRDTNAQVKFIEDESPTDPTDPTDPDPEKPVDPVDPTDPEKPVDPGTNGPLSLDYASSLDFGEQLISTKNQTYFAKPQYLRGEDGKADLNNPVPNYAQVTDKRGGEKGWSLSVKQNGQFKSVKEGKELVGAEVTFKNGQVASVSNSKIPSVVKTSFSLKNDGTGVAENIMSAAAGEGFGTWVYRAGDVSNMAESIALSVPGSSVKDADTYKTTLTWTLTDTPANSGE; this is encoded by the coding sequence ATGAAATCATTAAAATTAGCAACCGTAGGAACTTTATTATTTAGTACAATAGTAATCAGTGGTGTTGGATCTGTTTCTGCAGCGCCAGGACCAATTCCAGCCAATCGTGATACAAACGCACAAGTAAAATTTATTGAAGATGAGTCGCCAACAGATCCAACTGACCCAACTGATCCAGACCCAGAGAAACCAGTTGATCCAGTTGACCCAACCGACCCAGAAAAACCAGTTGATCCAGGTACAAATGGTCCATTAAGTTTAGATTATGCATCAAGTTTAGACTTTGGTGAACAATTAATTTCAACTAAAAACCAAACTTACTTTGCAAAACCTCAATATTTACGAGGTGAAGATGGTAAAGCTGATTTAAATAATCCAGTTCCAAACTACGCTCAAGTTACAGATAAACGTGGTGGAGAAAAAGGTTGGTCGTTGAGTGTCAAACAAAATGGTCAATTCAAATCAGTTAAAGAGGGGAAAGAGCTAGTTGGAGCTGAAGTAACCTTTAAAAATGGACAAGTTGCCTCTGTTTCAAATTCAAAAATTCCAAGTGTTGTAAAAACATCCTTCTCATTGAAAAATGACGGAACTGGTGTAGCTGAAAACATCATGTCTGCAGCAGCAGGTGAAGGTTTTGGTACATGGGTTTACCGTGCAGGAGATGTTTCAAACATGGCTGAAAGCATTGCTCTAAGCGTACCAGGTTCAAGTGTTAAGGATGCAGATACGTATAAAACAACCTTAACTTGGACATTAACTGATACTCCAGCTAATTCAGGAGAATAA
- a CDS encoding WxL domain-containing protein, with the protein MRIRRNKKQISMWISALFVLGLILSGIHYATKFKESGIKAEELNLTITSSQQEFYENDVFQFDITINDSLSNRKFYLEVPQEFKLNTADILQANQGVIEKIEPVGLKQKITLANDGNAPTKINISGNLTVAGDFKVKVTDETGLEKQFPLAVKAHPSIETLIDPEEKEESEPNTAAPETPIEQPKAEELAPPVAEIPVENEKLMESISPRSAIQPRLNLLPAGTLLVNEPGVIKIPKLNPPQTISGEYGLVLSRFKESKVNYFVHGVNKGTPKALQRFTRAQSGEDTYIYYTKTGIYKGRVIDVKEVIVNTASGGSSFGTATPTAGGTSNMLSARVEGGSQYNPATIRVEFYDSETGERVKVKGVWNLTDIDFNETAIMYSDSIQEVYVREDSDVLGQLRNNQLTVESPRNSNVSETDETRWVSIAYGETDELTFDYYSSNSWNGYDVKSLVPIAFPDPSKIGTVEDQVTKKVNYKTYVSVPYRQIKNFEPQLIIEDPIIDELSVQSFNIIDTLTGQNVNNLFTLSQQGNNIRAEAKDASLKRADFYNKMYMLEVVATVKDGADLSKYPYENGYRLLPNTSQIIVTNSDASDKIVKSNEAFAKLKDERLEVKEEVFHLDGSVADIATPGEQLTYRGTALSAYPSETETINYATLSFATTVDEQLEAITNITLKDETGQVIGTGSYDAGTRKITASITKPVNRKQAVYLEYNGTVKKGVPTGTLVKGKTTVEGKYSNGFEIPLSYSNEVTTLIEDYGVLEESVTHQDGSVADDAQVNDILHYKIIYRTPYKQADTKYTTISINSDITELTNYTKDSTNLVAHTESGKPLAVPTIVGTTLSLNDSSGTIAANETIIVEFDVTVDAGKVSDGTIIKNSATAAMTFSDNFKTVGLQSNLVETRIKGVLEFISAPKELNFGNDLKISTKDQVYPIQNKDEGLIVQDSRGEGNQWSMKATLLKELTSESGHQLIDSLHYYNQGKELAFTVGDSIPIRDQKTADNQPVEISNDWQDVQAGPVLKVKAGQPYNEKYMGAIQWTLQSVPGNG; encoded by the coding sequence ATGCGAATCAGAAGGAATAAAAAACAAATAAGTATGTGGATTAGTGCGCTATTTGTTTTAGGATTGATCTTATCTGGGATTCATTATGCAACTAAATTTAAAGAATCTGGAATTAAAGCTGAGGAGTTAAATTTAACAATTACTTCTAGCCAACAAGAGTTTTATGAGAACGATGTTTTTCAATTTGACATAACAATCAATGATTCTCTAAGTAATCGTAAATTTTATTTAGAAGTACCTCAGGAATTTAAGCTAAATACAGCAGATATTCTACAAGCGAACCAAGGAGTTATTGAAAAAATTGAGCCAGTCGGACTAAAACAAAAAATTACGTTGGCAAATGATGGGAATGCTCCTACTAAGATAAATATAAGTGGAAATCTTACCGTAGCGGGAGACTTCAAGGTGAAAGTTACGGATGAAACTGGGCTAGAAAAACAGTTTCCACTTGCAGTAAAGGCTCACCCATCTATTGAGACGCTCATTGATCCAGAAGAAAAAGAGGAATCAGAGCCAAATACAGCTGCTCCAGAAACGCCAATAGAACAACCAAAAGCTGAGGAATTGGCCCCGCCAGTAGCGGAAATTCCAGTAGAAAATGAAAAATTAATGGAAAGTATTAGCCCTCGTAGCGCAATTCAGCCTAGATTGAATTTACTTCCAGCAGGCACGCTATTAGTGAATGAACCAGGAGTCATTAAAATACCTAAACTTAATCCGCCTCAAACTATTTCGGGAGAATATGGTTTGGTATTAAGTCGTTTCAAAGAAAGCAAAGTTAATTATTTTGTCCATGGCGTTAATAAAGGAACACCTAAAGCATTACAGCGTTTTACCCGAGCGCAGTCAGGTGAAGATACTTACATTTATTATACAAAAACAGGTATCTATAAAGGACGAGTGATTGATGTCAAAGAAGTCATTGTGAACACAGCTAGTGGGGGTTCTTCTTTCGGTACTGCAACTCCAACAGCGGGTGGAACAAGTAATATGTTATCTGCACGTGTTGAGGGCGGTTCACAATATAATCCTGCAACTATTAGAGTAGAATTTTATGACTCTGAAACAGGGGAGAGAGTTAAAGTAAAAGGTGTTTGGAACTTAACCGATATCGATTTTAATGAAACGGCAATTATGTATTCAGATAGCATTCAAGAAGTTTATGTAAGGGAAGACTCAGACGTATTAGGACAACTTAGAAATAATCAATTAACTGTCGAGTCTCCACGAAACTCAAATGTTAGTGAAACGGATGAAACGCGTTGGGTTAGTATCGCATACGGAGAAACTGACGAACTAACCTTTGATTATTACTCATCAAACAGTTGGAATGGGTATGATGTGAAAAGTCTTGTTCCAATTGCCTTCCCTGATCCTTCCAAAATTGGAACAGTTGAGGATCAAGTAACGAAAAAAGTTAATTATAAAACCTATGTTAGTGTTCCATACAGACAAATCAAGAATTTTGAACCACAATTAATTATTGAAGATCCAATTATTGATGAATTGTCGGTTCAATCCTTCAATATTATTGATACTTTAACGGGTCAAAATGTAAATAATTTATTTACCCTTTCCCAACAAGGCAATAATATTCGGGCTGAAGCAAAAGATGCTTCTCTAAAGAGAGCCGATTTTTACAATAAGATGTACATGCTAGAAGTAGTAGCGACTGTTAAAGATGGGGCAGATTTATCCAAATATCCTTACGAGAATGGCTACCGATTGTTGCCAAATACGAGTCAAATCATTGTAACCAACTCAGATGCTTCAGACAAAATTGTGAAAAGTAATGAAGCTTTTGCCAAACTAAAAGATGAGCGGCTTGAAGTCAAAGAAGAAGTATTTCATCTTGATGGATCAGTGGCAGATATCGCAACACCAGGTGAACAATTGACTTATCGAGGAACGGCCTTAAGTGCTTATCCATCAGAAACAGAAACAATAAATTATGCAACATTATCGTTTGCCACAACAGTTGATGAGCAACTAGAAGCCATTACGAATATCACGCTAAAAGATGAAACGGGTCAAGTAATAGGGACAGGCTCCTACGATGCGGGGACTAGAAAAATTACTGCCTCAATTACAAAACCAGTGAATCGTAAACAAGCTGTGTATCTAGAGTACAACGGAACAGTCAAAAAAGGAGTTCCAACGGGTACACTTGTCAAAGGCAAGACTACGGTTGAAGGGAAATACAGTAATGGGTTTGAGATTCCTTTAAGTTATTCAAATGAAGTCACAACCCTGATTGAAGATTATGGTGTGTTGGAAGAAAGTGTCACTCATCAAGATGGTTCTGTAGCAGATGATGCGCAAGTAAATGATATTCTTCATTATAAAATTATTTACCGCACGCCTTATAAGCAAGCAGATACTAAGTACACTACAATCTCAATCAACTCTGATATTACTGAATTAACAAACTATACAAAAGATAGTACTAATCTAGTGGCACATACGGAATCCGGGAAGCCATTAGCTGTACCAACGATAGTCGGAACAACTCTTTCCCTCAATGATAGCTCAGGAACAATAGCCGCCAATGAAACGATTATTGTGGAATTCGATGTGACCGTGGATGCTGGAAAAGTGTCTGACGGTACGATAATTAAAAATTCAGCAACTGCGGCAATGACATTTTCTGATAACTTTAAAACAGTTGGACTCCAATCGAATCTTGTCGAGACACGAATCAAGGGAGTACTTGAATTTATTTCTGCACCAAAGGAGTTGAACTTTGGGAACGATTTGAAAATTTCAACAAAAGACCAGGTCTACCCTATTCAAAATAAAGATGAGGGATTGATTGTTCAAGACAGTCGCGGCGAAGGCAATCAATGGTCAATGAAAGCGACACTTCTAAAAGAATTAACTAGTGAGTCAGGTCATCAATTAATTGATAGCTTACACTATTACAATCAAGGCAAAGAGCTAGCCTTTACAGTAGGTGACTCGATTCCGATTAGAGATCAGAAAACGGCAGATAATCAACCTGTTGAGATTTCAAATGATTGGCAAGATGTGCAAGCAGGCCCAGTTTTGAAAGTGAAAGCAGGACAACCCTATAATGAAAAATATATGGGTGCCATCCAATGGACACTACAATCTGTACCAGGAAACGGATAA
- a CDS encoding SRPBCC family protein translates to MAELVLDFQFTSSINQVWTALTDSNMLAKWMWKNDFKPVVGYKFTYRAEPNEWWDGIVEGQVLEVEEPHSLSYTWGTGPEVHTVVWTLTALEDGGTQLHLDQTGISEQPGALEGAKYGQMELVGKLEKLLAEA, encoded by the coding sequence ATGGCAGAATTAGTTTTAGATTTTCAATTTACCAGCTCAATTAATCAAGTTTGGACAGCCTTAACAGATTCAAATATGCTAGCAAAATGGATGTGGAAAAACGATTTTAAACCGGTTGTTGGGTATAAATTTACCTACCGTGCAGAACCAAATGAGTGGTGGGATGGCATTGTAGAAGGTCAAGTTCTTGAAGTAGAAGAGCCTCATAGCTTGTCCTACACATGGGGAACAGGTCCAGAAGTTCATACGGTTGTTTGGACTTTAACAGCGCTAGAAGACGGTGGTACACAATTGCATCTTGATCAAACTGGCATTAGTGAACAGCCTGGCGCGTTAGAAGGAGCCAAATATGGGCAAATGGAATTAGTGGGCAAACTAGAAAAATTATTGGCTGAAGCATAA
- a CDS encoding saccharopine dehydrogenase family protein, which yields MKKIVVIGGYGHVGGQVSRQLAKRYSTVVVAGRSEEKALKFSRNSSEKLSYLSVDLTNEDDWDFLQNTDLVIICIDQTNTLFLERCLELGVDYLDISANYAFFQQLMYLDKGKQNSTAILGVGLAPGLTNLVAKESLKLMPRSEKIDISILLGLGDTHGKEAMSWTIKNMNTRYTLADSTLVTSFTGGEKIRFSGDRRLRKAYFFPFPDQLTLPSSLAIPIVKTRLAFDSRSATGIFAALTKLNLIRFLEKNRVKSLVLALFQKIKIGQPTYQIKIDAYKKTEHVGLFLKGKNEAQITADMAIATAILLLEGGHSKGIYQIDELFYLKEQDNNLILVVEQSDNQIQINQEPIEYGRL from the coding sequence ATGAAAAAAATTGTCGTTATTGGTGGTTATGGTCATGTTGGTGGACAGGTTAGTCGCCAATTAGCAAAGCGCTATTCAACGGTTGTTGTCGCTGGACGCAGTGAAGAAAAGGCATTAAAATTTAGTCGAAATTCGTCAGAAAAATTGAGCTATTTAAGTGTTGATTTAACTAACGAGGACGATTGGGATTTCTTACAAAATACGGATTTAGTTATTATTTGTATTGATCAGACAAATACGTTGTTCTTGGAACGTTGTTTAGAGTTAGGTGTTGATTACTTAGATATTTCAGCAAATTATGCTTTTTTTCAACAACTCATGTATCTAGATAAAGGGAAGCAAAACAGTACCGCTATTTTAGGTGTGGGGTTAGCTCCTGGGTTAACCAATTTAGTAGCAAAAGAGAGTTTAAAATTAATGCCTCGTTCTGAAAAAATTGATATTTCTATTTTACTAGGCTTGGGAGACACCCATGGAAAAGAGGCAATGAGTTGGACGATTAAAAATATGAATACACGCTACACATTAGCTGATTCAACCTTAGTAACTAGTTTTACTGGTGGAGAAAAAATTCGTTTTTCGGGAGATCGCCGCCTGCGAAAAGCTTATTTTTTTCCTTTTCCAGATCAACTTACTTTGCCAAGTAGCTTAGCCATTCCGATAGTGAAGACTCGTCTAGCCTTTGATTCTCGAAGTGCAACGGGAATTTTCGCAGCGTTGACTAAATTAAACCTAATTCGATTTTTAGAAAAAAATAGAGTTAAATCTTTAGTGTTGGCCCTTTTTCAAAAAATAAAAATCGGACAACCAACCTATCAAATTAAAATTGATGCGTATAAGAAAACAGAACATGTAGGTCTCTTTTTAAAAGGTAAAAATGAGGCGCAGATTACGGCAGACATGGCAATTGCAACGGCTATTCTCTTACTAGAAGGTGGTCACTCTAAAGGCATCTATCAAATTGATGAGCTTTTTTATTTAAAAGAACAAGATAACAACTTAATTTTGGTTGTGGAACAATCTGACAATCAAATACAGATAAATCAAGAACCAATTGAGTATGGACGTCTATAG